The genomic window TGCGCGGATGGCGCGTGCCACGCCGTGCGTCGTGCGGCCGACGCGCCCGCCCGGCTCTCGCACGCGCTCACGCGCTCGGCGCACTCACTCGCTCACTCGCTCGAGCAGGCCGCGCTCGACCATGTCATCCAGGAACCCCTCGACCTCGGCCCGGATCGTCGCCGGCTCCACACCGGTCCATCCGGCGACACGGTCCACCAATGACTCGGCGGGGCCGTCGCACGCCTCGACCCAGATGAGCCCCGCGACACCGTCGAGCACCACGATCGGCCCGTGCGGCAGGGTCGCCGCGTAGAGAACGTCGTCGTGCTCGACGACGCCCACGGCGTCGGCGGGGCGGTAGCCGGGCATCAACGCACCACCCTTCGCGGCCCGTACCGGCGGTACACCGCCTGGGCAGCCTGGCCGACGCCGACGAACGGGCGACGGATGAACTCGACGGCGATGTCGAGACGCGTGGGCGTGCGGCCCAGGCGGTGCGCCAGGTGGTCGACGTTGACGAACGTCGCGCGCAGCGCCATCCGCATCGCCGCCCCCGCGCTGGGTGCGGCGCGGATGCGGGCCCGCCACTCGGCGGCGCGCGAGCCGCCCTGGGAGACCACCTTCCACAGCCGGTACTCGCGGTCGTCGCGGTACCGGTCGAGCCCGCCGGTGGCGGCCGCGAACGCGACCTCGGCGTGCAGCCGCGCGACGAGCTGCGTCACGTCGGCCCGGAACGCCTCGTCGGCCTCCGTCCACACCGTGACGACGTCGCCGCGCGCACCTTTCGCCGAGCGCGCCGTGTTGAGCAGGAGCAGCACCGCCTGGGCGGTCACGCTCGGCACGCGGCATCCGACCCCGGCGATCTCGACCGGCCGCCGATCGGCCCAGAACACCTCGAACGCCTGCGCCGGGTCGAGGCGGATGCCGGGGAAGTAGCGGTGGATGTCGATGAACCCCCACGCGTCGTGCAGGTACGTCTGCGCGTGACCGAACGGCGAACCGCCCTCGAACGTGCTGTAGAGGGCCCACCCGTTGGCGCGGAGCGCGCGGTCGAGCGCGTCGACCTGCGAGGGGCGCACGAGCACGTCGACGTCGCTGCCGGCGTACCCGCCCGGGCGGAGCGACGGGTCGACCGCGACCCCCTTGATGTGCAGCAGGTCGACCCCGATCGAGTCGGCGAGGTGCTGCACCGCCGCGTGCCCGAATCGCAGGCGCACCGGAAGCGGCACGCTGACCTGCGACTCGTTCACGCCCGTTGCACCGCCTCCCGGATCACTGTAGCGAGGCGCGCGACGTGGGCGTCGCGGCGAAACCCGCGTGCCCAATCGCGGGTCGACTCGGGGTCGATGCCGCGGGCGGCCGTGATCGCCGCGGCCAGGTCGGCCGCGGTGGCGGATGCCGCGTGCGCGCCGCTCACGCCGGGCCGCACCGTCTCGAGGTAGCCGCCCGCCGCGACCGTCGCCGCCGGCGTGCCCTCGAGCGCGGCCTCGAGCACGGTAAGCCCGAAGTCCTCGCGCCCCGCGCCGATGACGACCTCGGCGTGCCGGTACACCCAGCAGAGCTCGGCGTCGCTCACCCGGCCGAGGCCGTGCACGCCGCGCGCGGGGTCGTCGAGCGACTCCGAACCCGAGCCGACGACCGCGATCCCGAGTCCGGCCGCGCGGGCCGCCTCGACGGCGAGCGGCACGTTCTTGTAGCCGCGGTCGCGCGCCACGACGACGGCGAACGGCGCGTTGAGGTCGCGGGCCGGTGCCGCGGCATCCGTCGCCACCGGCTCGACCGGCGGATGGATCACGGTCGACTCGAGCCCGTACGCCGCGCGGATCCGCTCGCGCGTGACCTCGGAGTTCGCCACGATCGCGCTCGCACGCGCCATCGCCTCGGCGTCGCCCGCGCGCAGCAGCGGCGTGCTGACGGCGAGGCCGGCCCGGCGCAGCGCGCTGAGCCGCAGCCGGTAGTCCTCGGCGGCGTACAGCCAGCGAGCCGGGCTGTGCACGTAGACGACGTGCGGCATCTCGAAGCGGAACCGGTGCGCCCACCCGCTGCTCGAGACGAGCGCCACGTCGCCGCCGGCGACCGTCGTCCGCGCGGCGATCGCCGGCAGCGCCGGCAGCATCCGCTCGACCTGCCCCGACAGCGCCGACGGGATGGTGGCGCGCACCTCGAGCCCGCGGAACGCCTCGTAGGTCGACTCGGGCCGGTACGCCAGGGTCACGACGCGGTCGGCACCGAAGCCCGCCACCCACTCGGTGACGACGCGCTCGGCCCCGCCGACCTGCACCAGGTAGTCGTGCGCGAGCACGATCCGTGGCTCGTCGCCGGGGTTCCGGATGTCGCGCGCCGCCGTCATGCGGCCCGCCGCGCCTCGACCGCGGCCGCGCGCCAGAGCGCGGCCGTGACGAGCGCCATCCACACGATGAACACCGCGACGCCGAAGACCGAGCCGCGGCCCTCCGGGGCGGAACCCAGCACGCCGAACACGAACCCCAGCGCGAAGAACGCGGCCGCGACGAGGCTCACGATGCCGAGCCAGCGCCATCCGATCCTGCGGCGCAGAAAAGCCGGTGCGAGGGTCGCGGCGAGCGCGGAGCCCGCGAGCACATTCGGCACCCTCGTCTGGAGGGCGTCGAGCACGGCGAGGGCCGTCTCGGCGGGGTCGGTCGCCGCGGCGAACAGCGCCGTCTCAGCCGTGAGCGAGACCAGGCCCATGGCGATGAACACGGCGCTCGCGAGGCCGAACGCCGCGGCCGTCACGGCGTCGCCGTCATCGTGGAGCACGACCGCGAGCGGCGCGGCGAACACGATCACGGCGAGCAGCGCGACGCCGAGCGCGAGCTCGCTCGCGAGCAACGGCACGCGCTGGTCGCCGATCCAGGCGGCGAGGTCGGCCGGGGCGCTGGTCTCGGGGCCGAGCCCCTGCAGCAGACGATGCACGCCGTAGAGCACGACGAACGCCGTCGCCCCGATCGCCGCCCAGCGCAGGCGCGAGGCGCGCACGGCCGCGTTCACGCCCACGTCGAGCTCCTCACCCAGTCGATGCGTCGGCACCGCGACATCCGCTGCCCTTCGCCTTCGCTCAGCCGCCCGCGGAACCGGCGTCGGTCACGCCGACATCCGCCCGGCTGAAGTTCTGGTACGACCGCGACGCCGTCGGTCCGCGCTGCCCCTGGTACCGCGACGAGTACGCGGGCGACCCGTACGGACGCTCGCTCGGCGACGACAGCCGGAAGAAGCACAGCTGCCCGATCTTCATGCCCGGCCACAGCTTGATCGGCAGCGTCGCGACATTGCTGAGCTCGAGCGTGACGTGGCCCGTGAAGCCCGGATCGATGAACCCCGCCGTGGAGTGCGTCAGCAGGCCGAGCCGACCCAACGAGCTCTTGCCCTCGAGCCGCGCTGCGATGTCGTCGGGCAGCGTGACCGCCTCGTACGTCGACGCGAGCACGAACTCGCCCGGGTGCAGGATGAACGGCTCGTCGGGCCGCACGTCGATCAGGTGCGTCAGCTCGGGCTGGTGCTCGGCCGGATCGATGAACGGGTACTTGTGGTTGTCGAACAGCCGGAAGTACCGGTCGAGGCGCACGTCGATCGACGAGGGCTGGATCATCGCCGGGTCATAGGGCTCGAGCCTGACGCGCTCGCGATCGAGTTCGGCCCTGATGTCGCGATCCGAGAGAAGCACGGAGGCAAGCCTACCGAGGGGGCCGCGCCGGCTTGCTACGATGGTCATCGCGCATCCTCGGATGGCGCACGCCGATGTAGTTCAATGGTAGAACTTCTGCTTCCCAAGCAGACAGCGCGGGTTCGATTCCCGTCATCGGCTCCACGATAAATGCCCCGATCAGAACCATTTTCTGCACGACGTGACGCGCCTCTTCAAAACTTCCGCAAATTGCCCGCTCAGACGGACTTTCCGCCGTCGTCCCAACCGCCGGTCCTGAGCACGGGTGATGGCGAGAGCCCGCCTCAGCGATCGACCCGCGCCTCCAGCAGGCGCCGCTCGGCCTCGTTCGCCGTGAGTTCCAGGGCGCGCAGGTCCTCGGCCATCGCCTCGTCCCGACGGCCGAGGAGCCGGAGCATCCGCGCGCGCACGGCGTGCCAGAGGTGGTATCCCGTGAGGGCGCGTCCGAGCGCATCCACCTCGTCCAGTGCCGCTTGCGGCCCGTCGACCTCGGCGAGCGCCACCGCGCGGTTCAGCCGGACGACCGGCGAGCGGTCGTATGCCAGCAGCATGTCGTAGAGCGTGAGCACCTGGAGCCAGTCGGTGTCGCCGCCGTCGCGCGTATCGGAGTGGCAGGCGGCGATCGCCGCGTGCAACTGCCATCGCCCCGGGCGTCGGAGCTTCGCCGCCTTCTCGAGCACGGCCTGTGCCTCGGCGATCAGTCGGCGATCCCACCGCGCCCGGTCCTGATCGGCGAGCAGGACGAGCTCTCCGTCGACGGCGCGTGCGCCCTCGCGGGCTCGATGGAACAGCAGCAGTGCGAGCAGTCCCTGCGCCTCCGCCTCGCGCGGCAGTTCGTGTGCGACGACGCGCGCGAGCCACACGGCGTCGTCGGCGAGGTCGCGGTCCGCGGCCGCGTCTCCGCCGGCGACCAGGTGCGCCTCGTTGTACATCACGGAGACGACGGTCAGGACGATATCCAGGCGTGCGGCCCGCTCGGATCCCTCGGGGATCCGCAGGGGGATGCCGGTCGCGCCGATCTTCCGCTTGGCCCGCACGATCCGCTGCGCGACCGTCGATTCCGGGGTCAGGGTGGCTCGCGCGATCTGGGCGGTCGTGAGGCCGCAGATCGCGCGGAGCGTCAGGGCGAGCTGCGCGTCCGGGGAGATTGCTGGGTGACAGCAGCCGAACAGCAGCGGCAGTCGTTCGTCGGGCTCGCCGGTGCCGGTGCCGGTGAGCGGTGCGGCCTCGGCCGGATCGGCGAGCAGGGCCAGCTTCTCGCGGTACCGCTTCTCGCGCCGCAAGCGGTCGAGGGCATTGTGACGGGCCGCCTGCGTCAGCCATCCGCCGGGATTGGGCGGCACCCCGCGCGTACGCCACTCGCGCACGGCCTCCTCGATCGCCTCGGCGACCGACTCCTCGGCAAGGTCGAGGCTCCCGAGCCATCGGGTGAGCGCCGCCACGATCCGCGCGGACTCCTCGCGGATCACGCTCGCGAGGAGGTGGTCGGATGCCGCGGCGTCGCCCCGACCCGACTGCGCCGCCGCGCCATCCGTTCCGTTCACGGCTCGAGGCGGCGTCAGTAGACGACGATCGGGCGGATCTCGACCGCAACGCCGGGCAGCTCGAGCAGCGGCCAGGTCTTGACGATGGCGATCGCCGCGTCGAGGTCGGGCACGTCGATCACCTGGAATCCGCCGATGACCTCCCTCGCCTCCGAGAACGGCCCGTCGGCCACGACCGGCTCGTCGCCGCCGGAGCTGACCGTCGTCGCGGTGGCGACCGGCTGCAACTGGGCGCCGGACTCGGTCATCACCTCGCGGTGCGTGCCGAACCAGTCGTAGGTGCGGCGATAGGCCTGCTCGACCAGCTCAGGCGACGCCGCTGCCTCGAGTTCGGGCGTGGTGGTGAACATGATGACGTACTTCACGGTCGTGTCCTTCCGTCATGGGAACCGTTTCATCCCCACAGCGAACGGGCAAGCCCGAATTCGACACGAACCGCTTCGGAGATCTTGGTTCTCGGCCCGGTGACCCGTTGCCGTCATCGAAGCGACCGCGTCCGCCTGCATGGCGGACGCGGTCGGCTCGTCGCCGGGAGCGATCAGAACGGGTTCGTCGACGGGTCCACGATCGGGCGGACCTCGACGCCGCCGCCGGTGGCCGGGCACAGCTTGCCGATCTCGACGGCATGGTCGAGGTCGCGCGCCTCGACGACGTAGTAGCCGAGGAGGGCCTCCGTGCTCCGGACGAACGGGCCGTCCGTCACCGTGCCGCCCTTGATCGTGGTCGCGGTCGTCACGGGCGCGAGCGCCCCGCCGCCCGTGAGGGACCCACCCAGCTCGGAGACCTGCGTGGTGAACGTGGTGTGCGCGTCGACCACCGCGGCCCACCCCTCGGGCGGCATGGTCTCGTAGAACGCCGGGTCTTCGTAGATGAGAATCGCAAACTGGGACATGGAAGTGCCTCCTGCACTGTGTCGCGGGCCGGCCGGTCCGGCTCCGTCACAGTGACAGCGAACATGCGGCCGCCGAATCGACACCCAGGCCCCGAAACTCCCGTCACGGGTTCCGCACGTCACGGGGCCTGCTTCCACTCGCTCTCGGGGAATACCCCGATGGAGGCTCGGCATCGTCTCCGTAGACTGACCGCCGTCACTCGATCGAGATCGGGGGTGTGTCATCGTGGATGTCTCGAGGACCGGATCCGGCCCAACCAGAGCCGAGGCGCCCGCGCGCGCGTCCGGGATCGCCTCGATCCTCGTCGGCGCGGTCTGCGGCGTGGTCTGGGCCGCCGCCTTCCGGGCGTACATGTCCGAGATCGCGGGTGGAGGGTCGCGATTCGACTGGTACGGCACATTCGTCGCGATCCTGCTCGCCGGGGCGATCACGGGCGCAGTGCTCGGGCTGGCCGAGTACGTCCGCCGCACCGGCGGCCGTCGGCATTGGCGCTGGCTGGCCCTCGCCCCCCTCCCGTTCATGGTGCTGCCGCTGACGATGCCCGACGCGATCGTGGCCCTCATCACCATGGGCCTCGGTGGTGGCGCCGTCGCCGTCCCGCTGACCGGGATGGCCGGCGGATTCGCGGTGTCCGGCCGTGGTCCGATCTGGGCCCGGCTGGTGTGCGGTGTGCTCGCCCTCGCCGTCGTCGCCGGCATCGCGGCCTCCGTTCCCGCTGTCGGTGGCATCCGGCTGGGGCTCGACCAGCCGCGGGGCGCCTGGGTGGCGATACTGGGGGCCGGATGTGTCGTGGTGCTGTGCCTCGCGTGCTCGATCCCGTTCCGTCGAGTCGAGTCGGCACTCGGCACCTCGACCGCACGCGAGGCGGTCGAGGCCCTCGCGCCCATGCGCGACGAGACCCGGCACTGAGGAGCTTCTGCGTCCCGAGCAGACAGCGCGGGTTCCCGCGCTCCCAGCGATGTCCACCTTCAGCTCAGCACCGCCGTCGCCTCGACCTCGACGAGGAGGCCGGGCTCGAACAGCGACACCACCTCGACCAGCGTCGCGGGCGGCGCCGTGAACCCGATCTCGTCGGCCACCCGCGCCACCCCCTCCGCGAAGGCGGGATACTGCGCGACATCCCAGTCGACGACGTACACCGTGAGACGCACGACATCGCCGAACGAGGCGCCCACGCTCCGCAGCGCGTGGCCCACATTGCGGTAGGCCTGAGCCACCTGGCCCGCGAGATCGGCGGCGCCGAGCGTTCCCTCGGCGTCCCAGCCGACCTGCCCCGCGACGTGCACGTGACGCGTTCCAGTGGCGACGGCGACGTGGTGATACGCGTCCGTGGCGATGAGTTCCTTCGGGTTCGAGAGCGTGACCGTCATGAGATCCCCTTCCTGTCTGCGCGACCACGCACCTCGGGCATGGTTCGCGTATCCCCTTGATACTCGGTATCTTTGGGATACTTCAACGCAACCAGGTGAACAGGGGGATACCGCGGATGTCTCGACGAGAACTCGCTCAGCTGTCCGGCGCCCGCCGCGAGCTGCTCGACCAGCTGCTGGACAAGTGGTCGATCTCGGTCCTCGCCGTGCTGTGCGACGGGCCACAGCGCTTCAGCCGGCTGAAGTCCGAGATCCAGGGCATCACGCAGAAGTCGCTGTCGCAGGCGCTTCGGAGACTCGAGCGCAACGGCATGATCCACCGCCGGGTGATCGACACCTCGCCGGTCGCCGTGGAGTACCGCATCACCGAGCTCGGTCGCACCCTCGAAGCGCCGATCGCGATGCTGCAGGCGTGGTCCGTCGACGCCCTGCCGGCCGTGGAAGACGCACGCGATCGCTACGACGCGCACCATGACGACTCGACCGGACCGAGCGAGGCACCAGCCGCGTCGACCCTCAGGACCCGTTCGTAGCGCCCGGTCGCCTGGTCACCCGGTCACCCCGTCCCGGACATCCGGCGATTCACCCGAGTCGAGCGAGGAGTCCGTCGACGAGCGTTCGTGCGCGCTCGGATTCCGCGGCGCCACGCCACCGGACCTGGACGAGGTCGCCTCGCACGACGAGGGTGTCCATCGAGGAACCGTCGTCGAAGTGCACGCGGAGCGCCCCGTTCCTCTCCGCCGAGGCGGATCCTCCGATCATCGCGTCGTCGGCCGGCTGCATCCATCCGCCGTCGGGAACGACGAGCACCTGGATGCGATCGTCGTCCCCGAAGTCGAGGTCGCACACGGTGGATCCCGTCAGGTCGACGGCGGTGTTCGTCATCGACCGCCCCGGCACCCGATCCGGTGCGACATCGGCGCCGGATGGGCCCGCCGCGTCATCCGTGCGCCCGAGCAGCGCCCAACACCGTTCCGTGCGGTGTCGCACCTGGGGCCGAGTCGGATCGACAGGTGTCGCGCTCCCCGCGAGCTGCGGCAGCACCGCGGCCCCCAGCTCGCGGAGCGCGGCGATCGCCTGCTCCGGTGCCGACTCGATGCCGAACGCACTGATCTCGAAGAACACCTCGCCCGACAGGACCGAGAGCGTGCAGGCCACCGGGACGCCCGGTTCGCACACGACGCCCGAGGCATCGCCGAGCGTGTCATCCCACTGGTTGTGGCCGCTGCCGCTGACGTACGCCGGCCAGTAGGCAGGCCCGTGGGGCGTCGCCCGGAGGACGACCGCTGGAGCGTCACGGTGCACGGCGAATCCGTCGACGACGCTCGCCGAGGCCCAGGTGCACTCGATGCCGTTGTCCTGCACGATCACCGGATCGGGCAGGTGCGTCGGCGGTGCGGCGACCCGAGCTCCGAGGAGTCCACCGGCCGCTTCCGGATCGATCAGCGTGTCACAGCCCAGGCCCGGAAAGCCGGGCTCCGGCGGGTGCACTCCCGCGGTCGGGCTCTCGCTCGGCGGGGTCTCGCTCGGCGGGCTCTCGGCGGGTGCGGCGGTGGTGCGGCGGTCGTCCGGAACCGGCTCCGGCGTCCCGGCACAGCCGGCGAGCAGCAGGACGAGCAGTCCCGAGATTCCGGCGGCCGCGGCCCGGATCGTCGCTGCGTCGTTCGCGAGGCGCACGGGTGGTCCCTTCGGTTCGGGTCGGATCACGGAGACGCCGCGGCAGCGGCCTCCTCGCTCAGGCCGCGCTCGCACCCCGCGGCGGCAGGAGGGCGCCGTCGGCGAGCGCATGCGCGACTCGAGCGGGGTCGTACTCCGGGGTCGGGCCGCCGATGCAGAGGTTGCCGATGCCCCGCAGGAGCGAGTACGCCGTGAGCGACGTCCCCTGGGGGGCGGCGGCATCCAGGAGCTGGGCGCAGACGGGGACGAGGCGGTCGACGAAGTAGCGGTGCAGCACGGCGAAGCCCTCGGCGTCGCCGTTGAGGACGTCGGCCAGCCCGTGTTTGGTGACGAGGAAGTCGACGAAGACGTCCACCCAGGCGTGGAGCGCATCTGGGGGGCTGGAGCTCTCGCGCAGAAGGACCGATCCGGCTTCGGCCGCGGCGTCCACCTGGTGCCGGTACACCGCGACGACCAGGTCGGCGCGCGTGGGGAAGTGGCGGTACAGGGTCCCCATGCCCACGCCGGCGCGTTCGGCCACGACCCGAACCGGCGCGTGGACGCCGAGCTCCACGAACACCGCCGCGGCCGCATCGAGGAGCTGTTCCTGGTTTCGTACGGCGTCCCGGCGCTTCTCGCGGGCGGGGTCGGCGGCGATCACGGATGAATCCTCCAGTTGCTATCCGGAGCAATGCTCCGTATAGTTCCGGAGCGTCGCTCCGTTTCATTATGCCGGAGCCTGCCCCATTCGAGAAAGTGGTCCCCCATGTCCGCATCCGCCAGCATCGCCGGCTCCGTGCCCGTCGCTTCCCTCGGCGACGTCCTCGGCCCCGCCCGGCCCGTCGTCTCGGTCGCCCCAGTCGTCCTGGCTGCTCCGGATCGCGTCATCCCGCTCGAGGTGCGCGTGTCCGCGCCCGTTTCGGGGAGCAACCTCCCGGTCCTCCTGTTCTCGCACGGCAACGGGTGGTCCTTGGACGGGTACGCCCCGTTGACGGCGTACTGGGCGTCGCAGGGTTTCGTCGTCGTCCAGCCGACCCACCTGGACTCCCGCCGTCACGGCATCGGGTTCGACGACGAGCGGTTCGCGACGATCTGGCTCCGCCGGTACGACGACCTGCTCCGCATCCTCGACCAGCTCGACACGGTCGAGGGCGCCGTGCCGGGTCTCGCCGGCCGGGTGGACCGGACCACGGTCCTCGCCGCGGGCCACTCGTGGGGCGCCCAGACGGTGCAGATGCTCCTCGGCGCCCGCATCGTGGAGGCGGACGGTTCGCTGGGCGCGGACTACCGTGACGGGCGGGTGTCGGCGGGCGTGCTGTTGGCCGCGACCGGGGTCGGAGGGGACGAGCTGCACCCCTTCGCGAAGGAGAACTTCCCGTTCATGAACCCCTCGTTCGGTCAGCTGAGCGCCCCGACCCTGGTCGTCGCGGGCGATCGCGACCAGTCGAAGATGTCCAGCCGCGGCCCGGACTGGTTCACCGACGCCTACCACCGGAGCCCCGGCGCCACCGAGCTGCTGACCCTGTTCGGCGCCGAGCACTCCTTGGGCGGCATCCCCAACCACGAAGCCGCCGAGACCACCGACGAGAACCCCGAGCGCGTCGCCGTCCTCGCCCGTCTCACCGCCGCGTACCTGCGTTCGGCCGCCACGGGCGACGCCAGCGCGTGGGACCGCGCGCGCGACGCGTTCGCAGGCGATGGCGGGGTGCTCGGGCGCATCGACAGCAAAAGACGCGGGTCGTCCCCCTCGCCGGCCGTCCGCCTACGAGGTGGACGGCGGGTCGGGACGCAGCTCGTCCCCCTGAAGGCCGAAGCCCGACCCACCGGCTGAGTCGAGGCGGATCTCCCCCGGAGTCCGCCCCACCCCAACGAGTCTGAGCGCCCGCTCGGATCTCGACGAATCACCGCCCGAGGATTGACTCGGGGGCGGGAAGGTGGGAGAACGCGCGCGGAGCCGCGGCGGTCGGCGACGTGCAGACGCCGTGACGTCTCCCAGTCGCCTCCCATGTGGCTGGCGTAGCGTCGGATCATCTGCAGCGGGCGTTCGCCCGCGATCTCCGGCTGGGAAGTCGACGACCAGCTTGGACGTGCGCCCCCTCCACTCCTCCGCGCATCGGTTCGACACATCGTTCCCGGCGTGCGCATCCTCGCCCCCGGCGGCACCAGTGCGTGCTCCATGCCGCTCGTCGGCTCCGGCATCCACCGGCCGACCACAGCCGCACGCGGGCTCGCCCGCATGGGCACACAGAACTTCCGTCGACGGACGTCGTCGGCGGAGCAACGCGCGACCTGAGGTCGTGCACGTCGCAGTCGCTTCGGGCGGCGCGGCTCTACAGAAGGAAATGAATATGGCAATCGGAACCGTCAAGTGGTTCAACGCCGACAAGGGCTTCGGCTTCATCGCTCCCGACGACGGGAGCGCGGACGTGTTCGCGCACTTCAGCGCGATCGCATCGGGCGGCTTCCGGTCGCTCGATGAGAACCAGAAGGTCGAGTTCGACACGGCCCGCGGCGCCAAGGGACTGCAGGCCGAGAACATCCGCATCCTCGCGTAGCTCACCGGCGAGCGGCGCGCTCACGAGGCCAAGGGCCCGTGGCAGGCGAGGGGCAGGTCCGCACGGGCCTGCCCCTCGCGGCGTGTGCGCTCGGCGGCGTCGCGCTCACGGGCGGATGATCTCGAACCACAACGGGAAGTCGTCGAGCAGGCCGAAGATCCGCGCCACCGCGTCGGCGTCGCCGTCGATCGAGACGTCGGATGCGGCAACGAGCTCATCGAGCGCCCGGCCCCCGAACAGCGCCTCGGCGAGCGCGGCCTTCGTCGACCTGGCTGTGGCATCCGGTTCGGGATGCCGCGCCCCGGCGGTGTACACGAGCACACCGTTGCGGATCTCCAGCAGGTAGTCGAGCGGCCCGTCCGCGGCGTCCTCGACGGTCCAGGCCACCGTGGCAGCGAGGTCCCCGGCCCGCTCGGCGTTCAGCTTGATGCCCGCGAAGTCGAGGATCATCTCGGTGGTCATCGCGGCGAACACGTCGGGCGTGGCCAGCTGGATGCTGCCCAGATCGCGGACGCCGTGCCGGAGCTCGACCGCGGCCATGAGGTACTCGTTGCGCCACGTGGCGTTCTCCGCCTGGTAGCCGAGCTGCTCGAGCGCGTCGGCCTGCAGCTCGGCAGCGGCCGTGTTGCCGGGGTCGGCGAACACCACGTGCGTGAGCACCTCGGCGACCCACCGGTAGTCGCCGGCGTCGAAGGCGGCCTGCGCCTTCTCGATGACCGCTTCCGCGCCGCCCATGTACTCGACGTACCGCCGGCCGGACTCGGTGGGCGGCAGGGCGTGCAGGTGCGCGGGGTGCGAGTCGTACCATCCGAGGTACCGCTGGTAGACCGCCTTCGCGTTGTGGTTCAGCGAGCCGTAGTAGCCGTGGCTGTACCACTGCCGGTCGAGGCCCGCCGGCAGGCGCAGCTGCTCGGCGATCTCGGTCATCGTGCCGCCGAGGTTCGCGAGGCGGAGCGTCTCGTCGTGGATGAACTTGTACAGGTCGCGCTGGTCGCGGATGTACTCGCGCACGTCCTCAGTGCCCCAGCGCGGCCAGCCGTGCTGCGCCACGATCACGTCGGTCTGGTCGCCGAACAACCGGATGGTCTCGTTCAGCGTCTTCCACCACGTCGCGGCGTCGCGCACCTGGGCCCCGCGCAGCGTGTAGAGGTTGTGCATCAGGTGGTTCACGTCCTCCGCCGCGCAGAGCAGGCGCCGCTGCGGGAAGTGGACCAGGAACTCGGCGGGCGCTTCGGTGCCCGGCGCCATCTGGAACACCATCTCGACGCCGTCGATCGTGCGAGTCTCACCCGTCCGCGTGATGAGGTCGGTCGGCGGCACGAGGGTCGAGCCGCCGCCGTTCGCCAGCGCGTTCGCGAGACCCGCGTCGATATGGCCCTGCGGTCCGGGCTGCAGCATCGGCCCGTACATGTAGAGGGCGCGTCGGGTCATGGCGGTGCCGGCGTACACGTTCTCGGCCGCCGCTTCGAAGAGCATGCCCTCCGGCGCGATGACCGGGATATCGCCGGCTCCCTCCACGACCGCCCGCGATCCGCCGTAGTGGTCGGGGTGGCTGTGGGTGTAGATGACCGCGCACACGGCCCGGTCGCCTCGGTGGCGCCGGTAGAGCTCGAGCGCGGCGGCCGCCGTCTCCACGAAGGAGAGCGGATCGATCACGATCACGCCCGTTTCGCCCTCGATGAACGTGATGTTCGCAAGGTCGAGACCGCGAACCTGGTACACGCCGTCCATGACCTCGAAGAGGCCGTGGTGATCGTTCACCTGGGCGTGGCGCCAGAGGCTCGGGTGCACCGTGTCAGGCGCCTCCTCCGACTCCCCGACAAACGCGTGCGACGAGATGTCGACCACCGGCCTGCCATCGGCTGCGCGGATCACCGGGTCGTCGAGCGTGCCGATGAAGCCCCTCGCCGCATCTTCGTAGTCACGGCGATCGGAGAGCGGCAGTCCCTCCCGCGCCGCCCGGTTCGCCGCCCTCGTGTGCTCGGTCGCCGGCTTCGGTCCCGACGCTTCCCCCACTGCCATTCCCGTCCCCTGTTCCGGCCGTGCGGGATGCCGGCCCCCCAGCGCTCACGATAGCGAGGCGGTCGCCGCACCGCACGTGCCGGGACGGCGCCGGCCGATCG from Agromyces aurantiacus includes these protein-coding regions:
- a CDS encoding glycosyltransferase; this translates as MTAARDIRNPGDEPRIVLAHDYLVQVGGAERVVTEWVAGFGADRVVTLAYRPESTYEAFRGLEVRATIPSALSGQVERMLPALPAIAARTTVAGGDVALVSSSGWAHRFRFEMPHVVYVHSPARWLYAAEDYRLRLSALRRAGLAVSTPLLRAGDAEAMARASAIVANSEVTRERIRAAYGLESTVIHPPVEPVATDAAAPARDLNAPFAVVVARDRGYKNVPLAVEAARAAGLGIAVVGSGSESLDDPARGVHGLGRVSDAELCWVYRHAEVVIGAGREDFGLTVLEAALEGTPAATVAAGGYLETVRPGVSGAHAASATAADLAAAITAARGIDPESTRDWARGFRRDAHVARLATVIREAVQRA
- a CDS encoding winged helix-turn-helix transcriptional regulator, encoding MSRRELAQLSGARRELLDQLLDKWSISVLAVLCDGPQRFSRLKSEIQGITQKSLSQALRRLERNGMIHRRVIDTSPVAVEYRITELGRTLEAPIAMLQAWSVDALPAVEDARDRYDAHHDDSTGPSEAPAASTLRTRS
- the dcd gene encoding dCTP deaminase, whose protein sequence is MLLSDRDIRAELDRERVRLEPYDPAMIQPSSIDVRLDRYFRLFDNHKYPFIDPAEHQPELTHLIDVRPDEPFILHPGEFVLASTYEAVTLPDDIAARLEGKSSLGRLGLLTHSTAGFIDPGFTGHVTLELSNVATLPIKLWPGMKIGQLCFFRLSSPSERPYGSPAYSSRYQGQRGPTASRSYQNFSRADVGVTDAGSAGG
- a CDS encoding nucleotidyltransferase family protein yields the protein MNESQVSVPLPVRLRFGHAAVQHLADSIGVDLLHIKGVAVDPSLRPGGYAGSDVDVLVRPSQVDALDRALRANGWALYSTFEGGSPFGHAQTYLHDAWGFIDIHRYFPGIRLDPAQAFEVFWADRRPVEIAGVGCRVPSVTAQAVLLLLNTARSAKGARGDVVTVWTEADEAFRADVTQLVARLHAEVAFAAATGGLDRYRDDREYRLWKVVSQGGSRAAEWRARIRAAPSAGAAMRMALRATFVNVDHLAHRLGRTPTRLDIAVEFIRRPFVGVGQAAQAVYRRYGPRRVVR
- a CDS encoding PqqD family protein, whose amino-acid sequence is MPGYRPADAVGVVEHDDVLYAATLPHGPIVVLDGVAGLIWVEACDGPAESLVDRVAGWTGVEPATIRAEVEGFLDDMVERGLLERVSE
- a CDS encoding YciI family protein, which encodes MSQFAILIYEDPAFYETMPPEGWAAVVDAHTTFTTQVSELGGSLTGGGALAPVTTATTIKGGTVTDGPFVRSTEALLGYYVVEARDLDHAVEIGKLCPATGGGVEVRPIVDPSTNPF
- a CDS encoding RNA polymerase sigma factor, encoding MNGTDGAAAQSGRGDAAASDHLLASVIREESARIVAALTRWLGSLDLAEESVAEAIEEAVREWRTRGVPPNPGGWLTQAARHNALDRLRREKRYREKLALLADPAEAAPLTGTGTGEPDERLPLLFGCCHPAISPDAQLALTLRAICGLTTAQIARATLTPESTVAQRIVRAKRKIGATGIPLRIPEGSERAARLDIVLTVVSVMYNEAHLVAGGDAAADRDLADDAVWLARVVAHELPREAEAQGLLALLLFHRAREGARAVDGELVLLADQDRARWDRRLIAEAQAVLEKAAKLRRPGRWQLHAAIAACHSDTRDGGDTDWLQVLTLYDMLLAYDRSPVVRLNRAVALAEVDGPQAALDEVDALGRALTGYHLWHAVRARMLRLLGRRDEAMAEDLRALELTANEAERRLLEARVDR
- a CDS encoding YciI family protein yields the protein MKYVIMFTTTPELEAAASPELVEQAYRRTYDWFGTHREVMTESGAQLQPVATATTVSSGGDEPVVADGPFSEAREVIGGFQVIDVPDLDAAIAIVKTWPLLELPGVAVEIRPIVVY
- a CDS encoding RidA family protein — encoded protein: MTVTLSNPKELIATDAYHHVAVATGTRHVHVAGQVGWDAEGTLGAADLAGQVAQAYRNVGHALRSVGASFGDVVRLTVYVVDWDVAQYPAFAEGVARVADEIGFTAPPATLVEVVSLFEPGLLVEVEATAVLS